The following proteins come from a genomic window of Corynebacterium crudilactis:
- a CDS encoding MFS transporter: protein MSEYNAPASKSIQLTALALGVFAVGVTEFVPVGLLPQIAHTFETSIPVTGWVISSYAAGATIGAPIMTLLSIRRPRKQMLLFLTMLLIAGNLLSALAPNFALLILGRVITSFTHGAFFGIGTVVAAELAAPGQRGAAVAYMFSGISLANLIGVPIGTWIGTVTNWRTTFLIIAALSAFTTAAIALFIPHLHSPKDVNIKREIKALRHPQVILALLMTLFGFGGVFAALTFLTPIMTEVAGFSENSMSWILIIVGIGMFTGNWTGGKLIDRSLMHTVLGMLLLLAISLFALTFTAHSSLLSLATVFFIGFFGMATIAPLQSVVLEYASGAPTLASSLNIGAFNLGNAIAAWLAGATISTSLGLASVGIVGGLMTSFGLILAIIALGLRRKASLN, encoded by the coding sequence ATGAGCGAATATAACGCGCCTGCAAGTAAATCCATTCAACTCACCGCTCTAGCATTAGGCGTATTCGCTGTAGGGGTCACTGAATTCGTTCCAGTCGGACTCCTCCCCCAAATTGCGCACACCTTTGAAACCTCCATCCCCGTTACTGGTTGGGTAATTTCTTCCTACGCAGCCGGAGCCACGATAGGCGCCCCAATCATGACACTGCTCAGCATCAGGCGCCCCCGAAAGCAGATGCTGCTCTTTTTAACGATGCTGCTTATTGCCGGCAACCTCCTCTCCGCCCTAGCACCCAACTTCGCCCTTCTTATCCTGGGACGCGTCATCACTTCGTTCACCCACGGCGCATTCTTCGGAATCGGCACCGTTGTAGCCGCGGAGCTCGCAGCACCTGGCCAACGAGGCGCCGCCGTAGCCTATATGTTCAGCGGAATTTCCCTGGCCAACCTCATCGGTGTCCCAATCGGAACATGGATCGGCACAGTAACAAATTGGCGCACTACATTCCTTATTATCGCAGCCCTTAGCGCGTTCACAACCGCGGCGATCGCCTTATTCATTCCACATCTACACTCGCCCAAAGATGTCAACATCAAGCGAGAAATCAAGGCACTGCGTCACCCACAAGTAATTCTTGCCTTACTAATGACCTTATTCGGATTTGGTGGCGTCTTTGCAGCACTCACCTTCCTCACCCCCATCATGACCGAGGTAGCCGGCTTCTCCGAAAACTCCATGAGCTGGATTTTGATCATCGTCGGAATTGGCATGTTCACAGGAAACTGGACAGGTGGAAAGCTCATAGATCGCTCACTAATGCACACAGTGCTCGGAATGCTGCTTCTTCTAGCAATCTCACTATTCGCACTGACATTCACTGCCCATAGTTCTTTACTGTCGCTAGCCACAGTCTTCTTTATAGGATTCTTCGGCATGGCCACCATTGCACCCCTACAATCAGTGGTCCTCGAATATGCCTCCGGCGCCCCAACGCTGGCGTCTTCACTCAACATTGGAGCGTTCAACTTAGGAAACGCGATCGCTGCCTGGTTAGCCGGTGCGACTATTTCCACTTCCTTAGGACTCGCATCCGTTGGAATAGTTGGAGGCCTCATGACTTCATTCGGCTTAATCCTGGCGATTATCGCCTTGGGTTTGCGTCGAAAAGCATCTCTAAATTAG
- a CDS encoding MarR family winged helix-turn-helix transcriptional regulator encodes MTKMETGLAQRWCALKVIHDRIETHVEKDLQAHHGISVREFSLLRVLSRQHDGEDGHLTMAALAKSVALSQSATTRLVSRLEERGLLTRYICATDRRGIYTDITTFGSELLEDATPTNDASLEVVLNILRDEPELTPFIAVMES; translated from the coding sequence ATGACAAAGATGGAAACCGGACTTGCGCAACGGTGGTGTGCGCTCAAAGTTATCCATGACCGGATTGAGACTCATGTAGAAAAGGATTTACAGGCACACCACGGAATCAGTGTGCGGGAGTTCTCATTGCTCAGAGTGTTGAGCCGGCAACATGATGGGGAAGATGGTCACCTCACCATGGCGGCACTTGCTAAGTCTGTGGCACTAAGTCAAAGTGCAACGACTCGGTTGGTCTCGCGATTAGAGGAGCGCGGACTGCTCACAAGGTATATTTGCGCGACGGATCGTCGCGGAATCTATACCGATATCACCACTTTTGGCAGTGAATTGCTGGAGGACGCAACACCAACAAATGATGCGTCCTTGGAAGTAGTGTTAAATATTTTGCGCGATGAACCCGAATTAACACCGTTCATCGCGGTTATGGAGTCCTAA
- a CDS encoding exodeoxyribonuclease VII small subunit: MTNPDIIGSGSGNDSFESVAQLSYERARDELVEIVKILELGQMGLDESLKYWERGEALAKRCEEHLAGASARVEQALKTAE, from the coding sequence ATGACCAATCCAGATATTATTGGTTCCGGCAGCGGCAACGACTCTTTTGAATCTGTTGCACAGCTTTCCTACGAACGCGCCCGCGATGAGCTCGTGGAAATTGTTAAAATTTTGGAGCTCGGCCAAATGGGCCTCGATGAATCTCTCAAATACTGGGAGCGTGGCGAAGCCCTAGCCAAGCGCTGCGAAGAGCATCTCGCCGGCGCCTCAGCGCGCGTCGAGCAAGCCTTAAAGACCGCAGAATAA
- the xseA gene encoding exodeoxyribonuclease VII large subunit, giving the protein MPSAKSTPEAPWPVREVNTQVKQWIERLGHLWVEGQLAQINVKPNWKLSYLTLRDVEQEVSVQLTCPTDIIRNRPTPLKDGDRVIVYGKPAFFAGRGTFSLWVTDIRPVGIGELLARIEELRKKLAAEGLFDPSRKKRLPFLPNRVGLITGRGSAAERDVLSVAQDRWPEVQFEVINTAVQGASAVPEIIDALRILDQDPRVDVIIIARGGGSVEDLLPFSEEALQRAVAATQTPVVSAIGHEPDTPVLDNVADLRAATPTDAAKRVVPDVAEERLLIAQLRGRSAAALRGWVQREQQALTAIRSRPVLSDPMTPINRRREEINQAVNLIRRDVTHLVRTEQAMVTSLRAQVAALGPSATLARGYSVVQVLPRDGSPAEVVTTIEQSPPGSQLRIRVADGSITAASMGVQQAN; this is encoded by the coding sequence CCAAGTTAAACAATGGATTGAACGGCTGGGCCACCTCTGGGTGGAAGGACAATTAGCTCAAATCAATGTCAAGCCGAATTGGAAGCTTTCTTATCTCACTTTGCGTGATGTTGAACAAGAAGTTTCCGTGCAGCTGACGTGCCCAACCGATATCATCCGCAATCGTCCTACCCCGCTAAAAGATGGCGATCGAGTAATTGTGTACGGCAAACCAGCATTTTTTGCTGGCCGTGGCACCTTTTCTCTCTGGGTAACCGATATCCGCCCAGTGGGTATCGGTGAGCTGCTTGCACGTATTGAAGAGCTGCGTAAGAAACTTGCTGCAGAGGGACTATTTGATCCTTCTCGCAAAAAGCGCTTACCTTTCCTTCCCAATCGTGTTGGTCTGATCACTGGCCGTGGTTCTGCTGCAGAGCGCGATGTATTGAGTGTGGCGCAGGATCGTTGGCCTGAGGTCCAATTTGAGGTCATCAACACTGCGGTCCAAGGTGCATCTGCTGTTCCGGAAATTATCGATGCGCTACGCATCCTGGATCAAGATCCGCGCGTTGATGTCATCATCATTGCCCGTGGTGGTGGTTCTGTGGAGGATCTACTTCCTTTCTCTGAGGAAGCTCTGCAGCGTGCCGTAGCGGCAACCCAGACTCCAGTGGTATCCGCCATTGGTCATGAACCTGATACGCCAGTGCTAGATAATGTGGCGGATCTGCGCGCTGCCACTCCTACGGATGCTGCGAAACGGGTAGTCCCTGATGTTGCAGAAGAACGCCTGCTGATCGCACAGCTTCGTGGCCGAAGTGCTGCTGCATTGCGTGGTTGGGTGCAGCGAGAGCAGCAAGCGCTCACCGCGATCCGGTCTCGGCCCGTACTTTCTGATCCGATGACTCCGATTAATCGCCGACGTGAAGAAATAAACCAGGCCGTGAACTTGATTAGGCGCGATGTCACGCATCTTGTGCGCACCGAACAAGCCATGGTTACCTCCTTGCGCGCCCAGGTTGCTGCGCTGGGACCTTCAGCAACATTGGCCCGCGGCTATTCCGTGGTTCAGGTACTGCCCCGCGACGGTAGTCCAGCTGAAGTTGTGACCACTATTGAGCAGTCCCCTCCCGGCAGCCAGCTACGCATCCGCGTTGCAGACGGCTCCATCACCGCAGCGTCCATGGGCGTCCAGCAAGCAAACTAA